The nucleotide sequence CACATCACTCAATCAAGATTACTTTTTAAATAGTGGCATGAGAGCGAGAAATGTCCTTGAAATGCCAAAGAAAATACATAAATTTCAGTCGCATGTTCCCACAGCTTCAGTGACATTCAGGGACAcactgatgtaaaaaagcaATTACAAACATCATAGGAAATGTGAGATATCATCGCTTTAAGAATCACAGAGGGGGGACAAGAAAGTCTAGTCTCAACGTGTTCTGCAGTCTGTTCCATTAATAAGGTGATTAATACCCAAAACACTCTTTCCAAGGTCagaatttattcattcagtctTTAACACCACCCAGTCCTGTGATGTGGTGTCGTAATTAATGCATTAAAAGGCCAGCACAGATGCAAGGTTCAGAGTCCAGCTTTACACTGTGGATAAATATAAAGCAGTTCATTTTCCTCATCACAGCAGACAGGTTTCTGATATAAATAacaatgtgtgagtgtggaaaAGCATCCTCAGTGTTAAGATGCAAGGCACTGTGATAAACAGCATCAAAAGACTTCAAAGCAGAAGGGACGGCATGTGAATACAGAATGTCCTCATATCAAATACAGAGATAACTGTGGATTGTACAGGTTTTTTCATGTTATCAAAAGAGAGGCTGGCtttgtacagaaaaaaatcaatttttatCCTTGACATCTGGGTAAAGTGGTCCACATGAGCCTTGAATGATAATCTGCTATCTTCCAAGGTTTTTGTCTGATGGTACAAGGGTTCAATTTGGGTGATGATATGAACAAGTTGTTCTCAGCTAAAACCTTTCAAGAACAACAGCctcaacaagaaaaacagcctCATTTTCAGCTTCATGGCCTGATGTCTTTTTCACCTTATCCAAGAGGATTTAATAAGCTCTCAGGGACTTGATACAACATGACAGGATACAACACACTATAATAAGGAACAATAAGTGAAACAATGCACTGTGATGTGATACAGCACAATATTATACAACACGATGTGGTAGTTGTATGACTGAAATGTCTGAATTTTCTTTGGCATTTCAAGGACATTTCTCGCTCTCACGCCACTTTTTAAACAGTAGCTGGCTAGCCGGTAAATCTAACACATCTATGTTTATTCTAGTTCTACTCACAAATTAAACACAagtcaaaaatgatcaataaatcattcatttttaaaatttgtattGGTTTGatcataacaaaacaaatgtttatatttatgtttgattGTCATACAGTTTGCATGAATTACCCCAAATTTCTAAttgaatatttccaaaattccccagCTTAACTTCCTATGGAGAGTTTCCAGAAAATCTCCAGAAATTTTCCACCACtttgatgtgatgtgtgatgaCGTGATCAGAGCTAATTTGATACAACTCCAATAAGACAAGTTTCAATGTGGTCTTATACTGTACAATGTGAAGCAATATAATGTGATACGCTGTGAAGTGATTTGATAATTGATACAGCCAGGCAAGACACAAAATCTGATCTAGCTCATCTTCATTCCTGGCTGTCTGTAAGTGATTTTAAGAGAAATTCTCCTATAAATCCACagtttttctcttcctctgtccagGTTTTGTGAGTCTCCCTCCAGTGACCCTGAGTTGCCAGGTGGGCGTGGCCGGGGGAAACGGATGCGAATGGCCATGGCTGAGCGGCCCTGCATTGAGCCAGCGCCCGCTGCCAAAGTCAGGGGTCTGTCACAACACAGGAGCCGTGGAGGTGGTGTTGCTGGAACCGCTGCACCTATCCACAGCAAGGGACGGAGAGGCAGCCTGAACCTCATCAACAGCAACTGCCGAACTCCACCTTCTTTCTTcactgtggaggaggtgaaATCCTCCAACAGCGCCTCCACCCTCTCGTCTGGGAAGCGAAAGAACAAACCGCCGGCTGACCTGGACCTCAGCCTGGTCTCTTCTGACGACATTAAAAACGGAAATGGGAAGAGGATTCGAGCTAAGTCCCGCAGCGCCCCGTCCACGCCACAGGGCAAATCTGACCCTTCATTCATGGATCCAGGAGGAGGTTGTGCCTCCTCACCACCTCCCCCACCCATTCTCATCGACTGCCCCCACCCCAACTGCACTAAACGCTACAAGCACATCAATGGACTGCGCTACCACCAGACACATGCGCACCTGGAGGTTGAAGAGCAGAGGAAGCCTGAGCTGGAGCCCATGAAGGACGGGGAGAGTGAGGAACGACTATCAGACTGTGAGGACACCATCAGCAACATGACATATGACctctcagacacaaacaacaacactaaTGCCAACAGTTCCTCCAAGAAACCGGCTCCTCTATATAAGGTGACCACGGTAGGGTCTCCTAAGAACAGACGGCTTCTCCTCAGTACTGACCACAGCCCCACAGCCAACTCCAAAACCAGAAGAACCTCACTGCTAAAAGATGGTCTGATCGATGACCTCAGCAATCTGCCCATCATCTCCAACATGACTGTGGTTCTTGAGAACTGCATGGTTCCAGACAGGAACTCCACGGTGGAGATGCCCAAACTGGAAGCCGAAGGTTTGATTGACAAGAAGGGAGGTGCATGTGATAAGGGCAAGAAGGCCAACGGGAAGGTAGAGAAACTGTCCAAGTCGCGGGCCAACCGGCCAATAGCTCCAGCCCCTGCTCCTCCCAAGCTGATCGCCATACCCAACGCAACGTATCCCACTGGCACAGCCGATACTGCCACCTCACAACAGCCCTCTCCCATGGCAGCTGTAGGCCTCACAAGTAAAAACCTTCCCCTGAAACCCATCAAACCAAAGCTGAGCATCGTTGTGGAGCCGAGCCTTGTCAAAGCCACCCTGGTTACCTGCAGCAAAGAGAccaggaagaaagagaaacgGAGGCTGAAGGACAAACATAACAAAGATGTGCCAACCAGGACGCCTAATGGAGACAGCAGTGGAATCAAAATGGAAGATGTTGGCGGTGGATCTAAAATGGGTGTTAAGGAAATTTCTGGAAGCCTTCTGAAGGAGCACCTCAGTAAACAGGATGTAATGAACGGACTCACAGAGAGCCAGGAGAGCAGGATGGCCAGTATCCGTGCAGAGGCCGATAAGGTCTACACCTTCACCGACAACGCCCCCAGTCCCTCCATCGGCAGTTCATCACGGCTCGATGCAAGTGGTAGTTGCCTGgcaacagcagacagcagcagcaagaacaACAGCCCCGCCTATTCTGACATCTCAGATGCCGGGGACGACGGGGGATCTTCCGAATGTCGTTCGGATGGGCTCAGATCCAAGTCCAGCTCCTCCGCCTCTTCTGAGGTGAGCTCGAACAGTAGCCACGGTAACTCTGGTAAAACCCCAACCACAGCATGTGTCCCATCATCAAAAGACCCCCAGTCCCCGTACTACCACAGCTACGAGCCCTACTACCTGCAGGGGTACATGCACTCGGACAggcagaacagcagcagtgttgctTTCCACAAAAGCTCTGCCCATGACGGCAAAGGGAAAGACAGGAAGGAAGAAGTGAAAGAGGATGACAAAATCTCCTCCAACGAGTTCTCAGACTCTAAGAAAGGCGACGGGCCGCCTCAGTCTCAGCTCCAGCTGGCCATGAGTCAGACCCAGACCGCCTTGGCCCAGTCTCTGTACTATGGCCAGTACTCCAGGGGACTTTACATGGACCAGAAACTGTTACTGGCCTCCAAATGCTGTGACCAGACGCCCAGTGCCAAGCAGAGGGGTGAGAGGGGACAGGGGGTGAGAGACAGTGAGGACGTTAAACATATGGTCGGGGGTTCAGCCAGTGGACCCATGCTAGGTAAAGGTCCAGACGGTGCTAAAGGTTGCTGTCCCAAACCCGTCCTATCTTACGTGGAgatgagtgagagaggagaaaggggaCAGAGTCTGGGCTTAAAGGCTGTGCACGGTGGCATGGTGGACCAGCACCAGGTCTCGATGAAAGACTGTGATGACATCAAgtcaccctcctcttcctcttcttcatcactCCACAACCCAAACAGTCAGACAGATCTGGACTCAAATGTTTCCTTTTCCAGTGTaagtttctccctctgtctatAACCTGCCGCCGCCGCTGATGGTGTTGTTGGTGTGCTTTAATGACTGTTGTTGAGTGTCACAAAGAGATTAATCACATTGTGTACAGCTAAACCAATTGGTGCTAACAACAAAGACCGTGTGGCTTCTGTGGTGCTGTAGCTCTACTTTGGCATACTACTTCAGTCATTTTGGTTGAAATCAAAACCATGTAGTTTGATTTGatgaatgcaaatgtttttaatgtttagagTGAGAATTAATGGAGGAAATGTGTAATTCCGACTTTAGCCGTAAATgtaagacaaaaacacacaaagcaagaaagaaaaccTTTCTAATACATAACTGTTGGTTTTGATATGAGCCGCTGTTTCTTGCTGAAAGCTTGTACAGATTTTTAACCATGTCATCCCACAATGCATTTAACAGCTAACTCTAGCCATGCTGGGTCATGTACAAAGGTTGTATGAATTGAATGAAAGCCGTGTTGGGGAGAGGCTAGgttgtgttttccttcagtttgGCCTAAATTCTGCAGTTGATCGTGTGTGAGACGTGTCTTGATTCGTGTCATTGAGAGGGACGCCACACTCCTCACATCCCACCTCTGAATGGCCGCCTGCTGTTGAAACGTCGTCATCCTTCATCAACATCACACCCAGAGCCAGTGATAGATGGTCTGTCTATGGCTCTGTTCACTCAAGTACACAGTGTTTCCTCTATAGTCATTCAGCAGCGGTGGGCCACCGCAGCAAGAAATTCTCCACCCCTGGTAAAAAGAATATGTACGAATGAAAGTCATAAATTAGCCTTGCTCTCCCTCCAAAAAACTCAAAAGAGACAAAACGCTAAAGGGCTAACATTTAGACGCATTATGAAAAAGGTATTTAGTATTAGCTCTGCAACTGGCCATATAAACAAAAACTGGGACAGAGACATGGACCGAAGTTGAACTGACCTCAAAATGACTCCCACCCACCACTGTTAACAAAGAATTATAGGGGAAACACTGCAACTAGCACCAACACTTGTCCCCATCGATCTAGCCCTCAGACGGCCCCGCCTGGGCTCACCGCCTCGCTCACAGCAAATACTCAGAGCTACAGAGTCAACATGGAGAGGAGGCCGAGGAGGGTGAAGCAGACAGGGGAAAAGAATGGGGAGTTACCCTGGAGCCTGCCGGGGCCAAGATGAccgcaggaggaggaggaggaggtggaggagagagaggagtgggtGTGGGCGGAGATGCAAAAAAAGCCAGGGTCCACGGATCCCACGATCTCACACCAGCCATCGACGCAGAGGATTCAGATCGGCTGGAGGGGCTGGACGATCAAGGCCAGGAGCCGATAGGAGGGCTGTCTGAGGAGTCCCAGAGCGCCCGGGCAGCAGTGTCTCCTCCCATGACCCCCCAGCAGCCCTACATCCAGTACCAGCACTCCTCCTACCCGCCATACCTGGCAATGTGTGAGAGTGGCGGGGGCTCCTACAGAGGGGTGTCCCCAACCCTGGTCCACAATTATCCAGGTAAGAGTCTGAGTAAAGGGTTGGGGTTACagtaaaggaatagtttggcCTTTTTTGAAATATTCTATTGCAAATAAGAAGGTACAGCTTACGACTGGAATGTGAAATATTGTGTTGGTGCTACAGTTTAAGTTGAAGAACCTTAATGCATTGAAGTGTCAATTAAAGTTGAAGCAGTGAAAGCATTTGAAATGTCAGTTTAAAGTTTTAAGCTCTGTAGGCAGTTGAATCATCAGTTTGAATCTAAGCGTGGaaacagctgaggagagagagatgaaagcagcTGAGATGCCAGTCGATATATCAGCCATGAAAGCAATTGAAATGTCAGTTGATGTTTAAGCTGTGAAAGCAGTAAAAAGCTAAGAGATAAAAGCAGCTGAACTGTCATCAGCTGTGGAGCTCTTTTAATTTTGGTTGTGTGGCCCTCATTTTCATCAGACAAGccctgataaacccactgtacgcTGCCTGCTCAgtgtcaaacagcagacagacacagttagacaCGAGCTGTGGAGTGAGGGATTTAACAACAACTCTGCCTCCTAGAAATGTTGTgtctatacaactaaactgcagcagcaaatatgttttgtaggaaacaaAGCTTTTGTTGGCAAAACCACAGATGGGAATGTAGTGCTTCACTCCACTCCAAAAAACGAGAAATTAGGATTGCAACAAAACGtagagttggtggagaccaaaccagagctaaaaggagagtgaatattgaacaGTATTGTTAAATACACTCCAAACAATcttcataaatattaatatttattcaaGACTTGATGTTTTTCCTGTGTAGtgacttttacattttgtcagcATTCATTATGTCAGAACAGGTGTTACATCAGTATCTAGAGCAGGAAATCTCACCTTGGGATCATTCTGTTTATACAGTGATTTTCAGCACAGAGAGAAGTGCTGCTGTTTATTGTTGTGTGATGGTTTATAATGcaactgcacacagacacagtctcAGCGGAACACACAAGCCATACATATATATTCAGTATTCTGAAGCAAAGATAAACAACACAGGGACTTTGCAATTCCATGATAAATCACCTAACAATCATGGCTGGTGCTGGTATGGAGAGCTGCTGGAAAACTGGTTCACTAACGTCTAAATCTCTGACgctaaagagaaagagaaaagctgtGGTGAACAGCAACAGCCTCATTTAGCAGCTGCTTGCTAATAGCTACTACACTCATCATTACTCAAAGCAGATTTGTTAACAAAGTGAAGATTGGCTGACTTCCATTAATAATGAGGGAACAGCCTGTAATGTATTCGGtaatatttatttgtgatgTATATTAAGGGTTTTAAAAGGGTCACTTTAAATTTACCAAATAGCATCAATGCCATCATCAAATTGTTAATCTAAAGGTTTTAACTGCTTCAGTTCATTCTCAAACGCTCTTAAAACTCTGCATGAATTTCTGTATTACTTATCAAATGTGGGATGAACCCAGTAAAGCTTATTAAGTATCTAAGCTGCTGCTGAATTTGCACCATTACTGAAAGATTAAGGACCTTTTATAGTACAAATTCACGGGTCAGGATgatttttttcacctcaaagaagAAATACTTGGCTTGCAGCGCCCTCTGCATTACAGAGACCGTTTTAAAGTAtggaagaggaaacaaaacaagaaataattGGAGATGCATTTATGCACCCTCTTCTTTGTTGTAGACGGCCATAGAAAGTCACTGTTTgcctgtgtgcatctgtgtgtgcgtcCGCCAGGTTTCCACTATCCTCTGTACGGTAAGACAGCGGGCAGGGAGGAGTCGGAGGTGACTCCACCcggcagaggaggagcagtgagCAGCAAGCAGAGCGGCGACTCGTCTTCGTCCTCGGCcatggagctgctgcagcagcagagccatcAGTACCACGGAAAATCACCTGCTGTGAGACACCGCTCACTTTTACTGTCACATCCACACTGCAGCTCACAGCATCACACCTCTAAATGTTTGTTTCCCTTCACACGACAGACAAACCAAATGCTGCAGGGATGTATTCCAGTAATGAAGGTTAAACACAACAGGAGTCAGAGTGAAAATCTCTGCTTGTAAAAAGTGACGATGCTGCAGCTCCACTCTGGACAGTTACATTTATATTATAGTTACATTACTGATGTAATGTTTCTTCATATTACACCAGGCTGACACAGGCTACACCACATCGACACAAAACGTATAACATATCAGTAAATATACAAACAGATgtaaacaacagacacatttaaGAATGCAGGAAGAGAATGAATGTTGCCCAGAGGGAGGTTATATCATTTGTCAATCAAAGTATTTAGTGTTCGACAAGAAATAATGTCAGTTTTGTGCTTTCCAGGCAGCTGCTGTTTCCCATTTAATTAACAACAATATTAAATTCAACTTGCTTGAGATAAATAATCAGTGATCATCACCAcctgcttttttcctctcagagtTATGTTATCCATCCAGCGCTGTTGTTAGTGCAAATACCAGAAGCTCTGATTAAAACTGAGTGCCCTTTCAACTACGTGTTTGCTTTTCATAGTGTGGTGACACAGATGAAAACCAGCAGCTGCCTGGAGGGAAATACTACAGCTGACTTTGGAGAATTGTCAACAAGAACTTAGAGATGCAGTTTTCTGATCCTTTAGAGTTTAGCTTTAAAATTCATTCTTGACCCTGGAAACAGTAGATTATTCTGTTCAAGTACTTTTCAAGTGACTTATCTCTAACCAGTTAATGATGATAAAAGGCCCTGATGATCCATCCATTAGCTGTACCGCTCATCCTTTGAGGGTCATGGGGGGCCGGAGCCAATCCCTGCTGccactgggtgagaggcagggatAATCCTGGACAGGCCTTGACTAACATTGTATAACTGCTGTGGCGTTTAACTGCACCACATCTGCGTGGTGCAGTTAAACGATATCACCAGGTTGAATTCTGGTGATATCAAAATAaactcaacaaaacacacagagaaattcAGCGTCATCAGCCCACGATGTTAATATCCTCCTAATGTGGCTGTAAAGAAAAGACACAGTGTAAATccaggtgtgtttctgtgtgtgtctgtgtgtgtttgtgtttctacaGCCTGGTGAGAAGGGCTCCcctgagggggagagagagacggagagagagaggaaccaCGTGTCGTTCGCCCGACACCTCCACACgcaccatcacacacacctgGGTATGAGCTACAACCTGATGTCAGGACAGTACGACATCTACCAAGGTACGACACAGAGGTCCCAAACATCtgtcacactgactgacagacacgCCCATTAACAGGCCTGAAAATAATAGAACCAAAATAAAAACGTGGTAGAGCTGTcacatcaaaaaataaaaataaaaaaacagaaggcCTGTAGTAGATCCTGAGCCACGAGAGCCTgtgtcagcagctgctgcagtgatatGAGGATCCTGAAATGCTTTCCACAGACAGAACCAGGAGACTTGGAGCTTTCAAACAAAGTAGAATTTGTCATGGTTGTGGGAGGATTTAGTGCAGTACAGCCCAAAACACACCTAAAGTAGTACAGAGACCAAAGAGTCCCGCGGGTGGGACGGtgtattttaaaaggttaaatgTCCTGAAATAAATTCAACATTCAGAACTGAGTGGTTTTTACCGACACCATCCATCCCAGCAAAATGCTTTGCTAGCATGGAACAAATGGGCTGTTATTAGCAGAGTACATCTTGACCCTTAGCCACCATTTTTTCCACCAACATTGTTTGTTCGGACTTTTTCTGCTCCTAAGAGGTTTAAACAGACACAGCGATTTACTGTTGTTGCCTGAATTTTGACTGCGAGCAAAGTAATTATTGTCAAAATGTTGAGGAGAGATTCATTTATCTTGACGTAAGGACGTGGGGCAAAAACAAGCCTCTAACCCTCTTTATCCAGGATGTGCAGTTGTTCTCTGCTGGAACATTACCTAGCTCCAGATCTGAtgtgtggtaatttgattaaattttaCTTATGCAACATTTCACTGAACTAATGAATGTCTTCAAAGCAGATTTTACCTCAGGGACTCGCTTTGAAAAACAACCTCAAAATCTGGTCATAAAGCAGGACCCTCTTTATCGAGTTCATATTGTGCTGTAGTCGTACATATTCCCAAACAAATGATCCGTTTATCTAATAGCACACAGCACAGTTGGGCTTGTGGCAGCTGACATCTCAGAATATGAACAGAGCATCAAGTTAAAACCTGTTTTACTCTCAGTCAGattttctcactgtgttctccctcctctgtgtgttgaaGGGTTGAGCTCCAGGTCGCTGGTCTCCAGTCAGCAGGTGTCAGGACACTCCTCTACTGGTGGGTCTGAAGAAACTGTGAAGCTACATGTATGTGCTGTTACCATCAGACTGTGGTCAAATAAAGAAGACAGCAGATGGTTTGAGCCCAAACATGCCCCTTATACATACTCATTAAAACAActtgatttccatttttatgtttcttgCTTTTgctttctattttttatttggaGTTTTATTTCTTGTGGGCCAGAGGACACAGTCTCTCAGTTTCTTTAGAATAGAGGAACAAGACTGGGTCCAGACTCATTTAGCAGTAATGTTAAAGGACATGATAGAATTTACTTGTTTTTGAAAAAGTAGACTTAATGTGAAGTTCCATTTCTCATTTACCAGTTAAATGTGGTAAATTATTGTTCTGCCTTCCATTAACTGCTCGAAACATTTAATCCTTATTCCCTTACTCACATGCTTCTAATTTGCTAAATTCAGAATTATGCTCCTGTCAATGATTAAATTGAGCATGAATGCTCATTAAATGAAGGCAGCTTCAAATATGTCAGTTTCTACAATGCCGGCTTAATCGAGTTAAGATTAAATTCAGCACGCTAACATACATAACACTGAACAATTAGCCTGAGTTTTCTTCTATTAAAAccatgacacaaacacacaacctttAGTGGCCAATTTAGCCTCGTTGTGTCTTTTTCAGCTTCGATGATCATTATTTGTTCGGTTTGTGTGCTGAATATCTTCTTCAGCTCAGTGCTGGTCCTAACTCACTTAGTTTGCATCTTATGAAATGAATTGGCtgaaattttctttttataaaatgCAAACTGAGAGCAAAACGAGCTGGAGAATTCTCTCATCTTCACACCGTCTGCTGGGTCAATAAATCTAATATCTAAACCTCCTCTCCTGGGAATGACAGCACGCTTCTTATTCGGCTCTGTGACGCTGCCGCCTTGTTGCTTAAATTATCCTCCAGTAGATCATTACccactctgcagtgttttccatATATTTTTCATAGGCTATATATCACTGCCTTTGTTTGAAAGAGTGAAATAATGCAGAGGGTGCTGCTGCCAGGCAGTTAAACAGCATAATGTGATGATTACCTTACTGGTGCAAAGACTGCAGTCGTCTA is from Lates calcarifer isolate ASB-BC8 linkage group LG13, TLL_Latcal_v3, whole genome shotgun sequence and encodes:
- the znf608 gene encoding zinc finger protein 608, whose product is MNRFLRAGENGGLLTDCRELSPNHTASSSSSSSSTASSISITSSSSSSCCSSAAGSADRHAALPSLQTRGPGGGGSGGSEPRRSALKRSRAGREGREEPEAAAADQSAAAVVVHGGGGGGGEVRVGVGKQQQQRREAQGRSVGGEVLEMISAVSRDADGGGGGSGSGNNNNGVSEVTTASPATCAKGKEERKGKNMIRGWKRERDREREAAAPPAAPPAAPVRTRKEKPGDGSSPPPSVFLSSSALPEHHLCRDGPGHCHCASPDSRIMGDNSSTNNVNNNNNSGSNGGGAASKSALDCGVKSGGGAIVVRRQHDDTPAAKKHRGAEKVDPMFTVPAPPAPGHPGAPGSSLPSAPSFSAPALPTSNPKQMAVRTRSIGTNTQDGGVSGALEGDSACLGPCQPGTSVNLEGIVWHETEEGVLVVNVTWRKRTYVGTLLDCTKHDWAPPRFCESPSSDPELPGGRGRGKRMRMAMAERPCIEPAPAAKVRGLSQHRSRGGGVAGTAAPIHSKGRRGSLNLINSNCRTPPSFFTVEEVKSSNSASTLSSGKRKNKPPADLDLSLVSSDDIKNGNGKRIRAKSRSAPSTPQGKSDPSFMDPGGGCASSPPPPPILIDCPHPNCTKRYKHINGLRYHQTHAHLEVEEQRKPELEPMKDGESEERLSDCEDTISNMTYDLSDTNNNTNANSSSKKPAPLYKVTTVGSPKNRRLLLSTDHSPTANSKTRRTSLLKDGLIDDLSNLPIISNMTVVLENCMVPDRNSTVEMPKLEAEGLIDKKGGACDKGKKANGKVEKLSKSRANRPIAPAPAPPKLIAIPNATYPTGTADTATSQQPSPMAAVGLTSKNLPLKPIKPKLSIVVEPSLVKATLVTCSKETRKKEKRRLKDKHNKDVPTRTPNGDSSGIKMEDVGGGSKMGVKEISGSLLKEHLSKQDVMNGLTESQESRMASIRAEADKVYTFTDNAPSPSIGSSSRLDASGSCLATADSSSKNNSPAYSDISDAGDDGGSSECRSDGLRSKSSSSASSEVSSNSSHGNSGKTPTTACVPSSKDPQSPYYHSYEPYYLQGYMHSDRQNSSSVAFHKSSAHDGKGKDRKEEVKEDDKISSNEFSDSKKGDGPPQSQLQLAMSQTQTALAQSLYYGQYSRGLYMDQKLLLASKCCDQTPSAKQRGERGQGVRDSEDVKHMVGGSASGPMLGKGPDGAKGCCPKPVLSYVEMSERGERGQSLGLKAVHGGMVDQHQVSMKDCDDIKSPSSSSSSSLHNPNSQTDLDSNVSFSSPSDGPAWAHRLAHSKYSELQSQHGEEAEEGEADRGKEWGVTLEPAGAKMTAGGGGGGGGERGVGVGGDAKKARVHGSHDLTPAIDAEDSDRLEGLDDQGQEPIGGLSEESQSARAAVSPPMTPQQPYIQYQHSSYPPYLAMCESGGGSYRGVSPTLVHNYPGFHYPLYGKTAGREESEVTPPGRGGAVSSKQSGDSSSSSAMELLQQQSHQYHGKSPAPGEKGSPEGERETERERNHVSFARHLHTHHHTHLGMSYNLMSGQYDIYQGLSSRSLVSSQQVSGHSSTESEGKK